From a region of the Salvelinus namaycush isolate Seneca chromosome 40, SaNama_1.0, whole genome shotgun sequence genome:
- the LOC120033527 gene encoding oocyte zinc finger protein XlCOF6-like: protein MTRRLLLFTLKEEEMDTSEDLQDDNLIKQEHFHSSNNEQQDGHLAVRRNVILERTKFNQRQQEAGETADDFITALHCLSEHCGYGALLSEMIRDRLVAGLHDRRLSKQLQMDPEITLDKAVTRIRQTELVKKQQDLPEYTFKVSSNTANINSVLSHSKQQCPANSQCQLEKKNQNSERPQQPQTTQENGEEPLDTDVFSPGGEKPHYCACCGRSFQKVRDLIRHQRTHTGEKPHNCSDCNRSFARLDNLKSHQKLHAKDKHHFHSTKCVESFVLLEKLKKHQLENTFKATSSAANVDSVPELGKNQHRERQLPQTTQENREKPHDTSDDPIVSFNGGERRHHCSDCGKSFTRVYHLKRHQRTHTGEKPHRCSDCGKSYSQSYDLKIHHQRKHMKGKYFHCNHCEEHFSKPEDLNRHMHVHAGEKPYLCPDCGKRFQLLNAFEMHQQKHTLGLLECSYCGKSFSKVDKLKLHQRTHTGEKHFHCPDCGKSFTRSDLLKSHQRTHKKEGDCPYCDKSFSEPGELKIHMEVHSQERPHLCPDCGKRFKLLWSLKKHQRKHTEKISPREKRHHCSDCDKSFTRGYHLKRHRETHTGEKPHHCSNCDKSFAGKERLKQHQLTHKEKKRYRCSRCDKRFPDMANLRSHLPVHSVELALHCSDCGKCFLNKAKFERHQKIHTGSRKIPFLCTDCGEGFTNLRQLEDHQRTHTGEKPYYCIDCGKSFAHEKTFKCHKQAHKFKLSGERAAYPCSECGNTFSRSCDVMSHLRRVHNKERPFQCSCCGKRFFQKNSLTIHMRIHTGEKPYHCSDCGQSFSQMNDRKRHQKRQHSGEET, encoded by the exons atgacgcgGAGACTCCTATTGTTCACTTTAAAG GAAGAGGAGATGGACACCTCAGAAGACCTGCAAGATGACAACCTGATCAAGCAGGAACACTTCCACAGTTCTAATAATGAACAACAAGATGGACATTTGGCAGTTAGGAGGAATGTAATATTAGAACGAACTAAATTCAACCAAAGACAACAGGAAGCAGGAGAGACAGCTGATGATTTTATCACTGCACTTCATTGTTTGTCAGAACATTGTGGTTATGGAGCTCTCCTCAGTGAGATGATAAGAGACCGACTAGTCGCAGGCTTACATGACAGAAGATTGTCCAAGCAATTACAAATGGACCCAGAAATAACACTGGATAAAGCTGTCACACGCATTCGTCAAACTGAACTTGTGAAAAAGCAACAGGACCTGCCAGAGTATACCTTCAAAGTTTCAAGCAACACTGCAAATATAAACAGTGTCCTGTCACATAGCAAACAGCAATGCCCAGCCAATTCCCAGTGCCAATTAGAGAAGAAGAATCAAAACTCAGAAAGACCACAACAACCCCAAACAACGCAGGAGAATGGAGAGGAGCCCCTAGATACTGATGTCTTCAGTCCTGGAGGAGAAAAGCCTCACTACTGTGCCTGCTGCGGTAGGAGCTTTCAAAAAGTGAGGGATCTTATTAGACACCAGCGAACACATACTGGAGAGAAGCCTCATAACTGCTCTGATTGCAACAGAAGTTTTGCTCGATTAGATAATCTCAAGTCACACCAAAAATTACACGCGAAAGACAAACATCATTTTCACTCCACTAAATGTGTGGAAAGCTTTGTCCTATTGGAGAAGCTTAAAAAACACCAGCTGGAGAATACCTTCAAAGCTACCAGCAGTGCAGCAAATGTAGACAGTGTGCCTGAACTTGGGAAAAATCAGCACCGAGAAAGACAACTGCCCCAAACAACtcaggagaacagagagaagcCTCATGATACTTCCGATGACCCTATTGTGAGTTTTAATGGAGGTGAGAGGCGTCACCATTGCTCcgactgtgggaagagctttacACGAGTTTATCATCTTAAAAGACACCAACGAACACATACGGGAGAGAAGCCTCATCGCTGCTCTGATTGTGGCAAAAGTTATTCCCAGTCGTATGATCTGAAAATACACCACCAGCGAAAGCATATGAAAGGGAAATACTTCCACTGCAATCATTGTGAAGAACATTTCTCCAAACCAGAAGATCTGAACAGACACATGCATGTACATGCTGGAGAAAAGCCATACCTTTGCccagactgtgggaagagattccaGTTGTTAAATGCATTTGAAATGCACCAACAAAAACATACTTTGGGGCTTCTTGAGTGCTCTTATTGTGGTAAAAGTTTTTCTAAAGTGGATAAACTTAAACTACACCAGCGAACACATACGGGAGAGAAACATTTTCACTGCCCTGACTGTGGGAAAAGTTTTACCCGCTCAGATCTTCTGAAAAGTCACCAGAGGACACATAAGAAAGAGGGTGATTGTCCTTACTGTGATAAAAGCTTTTCTGAACCGGGAGAACTAAAAATACACATGGAAGTACATAGTCAAGAAAGGCCTCACCTTTGCCccgactgtgggaagagattcaaaCTGTTATGGTCGTTGAAAAAGCACCAGCGAAAACACACAGAGAAGATCTCACCAAGGGAAAAGCGTCACCACTGTTCCGACTGCGATAAGAGTTTTACTCGCGGATATCATCTTAAAAGACATCgggaaacacacacaggagaaaagcctcaCCACTGCTCTAATTGTGACAAAAGCTTTGCAGGAAAGGAGAGGCTTAAACAACATCAACTAACACACAAGGAAAAGAAACGTTACCGCTGTTCAAGGTGTGATAAAAGATTTCCTGACATGGCAAATCTACGATCTCACCTTCCAGTACATTCCGTAGAACTGGCACTCCACTGTTCtgactgtggaaagtgtttcttAAACAAGGCAAAGTTTGAAAGACACCAAAAAATACACACTGGAAGTAGAAAAATACCATTCCTCTGCACTGACTGCGGGGAGGGTTTTACAAATTTGCGACAGTTGGAAGaccaccagcgaacacacactggagagaaaccgtaCTACTGCATTGATTGCGGGAAGAGTTTTGCACATGAAAAAACATTTAAGTGTCACAAGCAAGCACACAAGTTCAAACTCTCTGGAGAAAGAGCAGCCTATCCTTGCTCGGAATGTGGAAATACTTTTTCTCGTTCATGTGATGTGATGAGCCATTTGAGAAGGGTGCATAATAAAGAGAGACCTTTCCAGTGCTCCTGCTGTGGAAAAAGATTTTTCCAAAAGAACTCACTCACAAtacacatgagaattcacactggagagaaaccataCCACTGCTCAGACTGTGGACAAAGCTTCTCCCAAATGAACGACAGAAAACGCCACCAGAAGAGGCAACACTCTGGAGAGGAGACTTGA